The Brassica oleracea var. oleracea cultivar TO1000 chromosome C6, BOL, whole genome shotgun sequence genome includes a region encoding these proteins:
- the LOC106297130 gene encoding uncharacterized protein LOC106297130: MAQQDAVQKATNEQLAAIAAILAPLARNSGDPASTLTEQPAQKTRRTQKPPRFKHLVATNEQLAAIAAILVPLAGNSGDPASTVRKQLFNTYRTAGAENTTNTNAVQVQTPGGIDLVTVRELAELKQSFLDMKDRMLDGPTLAPLIERVLAETLKTPFSRRITDVRYRPAEKIRLPTFAGKADPTDHITAFNIAMGRIKFSDEERDAGYCRLFVESLQGPALGWFTGLEQDSINDFHDLTSAFLKQYIMFTRQGATLSDLWNLSQGANQSLRDFMEKFKAVASKVHIPDSIAVDALMNTLYFKSLFREDLYRNPTKSLQDAIARSNNFIRMEEDTAAILKKMNAAAKPTTAPKAPEPRQEPRQHATCNKPNQQKRFVYVVEYKNPPPGSTVVVREKGWNVWENDEKPFHKSKAHDTRNCRHLVDALFSSYENGIANVELPKLRQNNTKSWSKNKETKAHKNQDKAGARPKRVEDDKPEEQDEDEGEAQIKEEQPHNRRRVQVILARPSSSSDEEEDSKGRDSHESSNKRPSENGRPEESNDLRNKLRRKSQTIDRVRVSRRFQCSTPAQATGR, translated from the exons ATGGCGCAGCAAGACGCCGTCCAGAAGGCGACGAACGAACAACTCGCCGCCATCGCCGCCATCTTGGCTCCTTTGGCCAGAAACTCAGGCGATCCGGCCTCGACACTTACCGAACAGCCGGCGCAGAAAACACGACGAACACAAAAGCCGCCCAGGTTCAAACACCTGGTGGCGACGAACGAGCAACTCGCCGCCATCGCCGCCATCTTGGTTCCTTTGGCCGGAAACTCAGGAGATCCGGCCTCGACGGTCCGAAAACAGCTGTTCAACACATACCGAACAGCCGGCGCAGAAAACACGACGAACACAAACGCCGTCCAGGTTCAAACACCCGGTGGCATAGATCTCGTTACCGTCCGGGAACTCGCCGAACTTAAGCAGTCGTTCCTGGACATGAAAGACCGAATGCTTGATGGACCTACTTTGGCGCCGTTAATCGAACGCGTCCTCGCCGAAACCCTAAAAACCCCCTTTTCTCGGCGAATCACCGACGTACGGTACCGACCAGCCGAGAAAATCCGCCTTCCGACTTTCGCTGGAAAGGCAGACCCGACTGACCATATCACCGCATTCAACATCGCGATGGGTCGAATTAAATTTTCCGATGAGGAAAGAGACGCTGGCTACTGTCGGCTCTTCGTTGAGAGTCTTCAAGGACCAGCCCTTGGATGGTTCACTGGATTGGAACAAGATTCCATCAACGACTTTCACGACCTGACGTCCGCGTTCCTCAAGCAGTACATTATGTTTACGAGACAAGGAGCGACCCTATCCGACCTTTGGAACCTATCTCAGGGAGCGAACCAAAGCCTCCGCGACTTCATGGAGAAGTTCAAAGCTGTCGCTTCGAAGGTGCATATCCCGGACAGCATCGCCGTTGACGCCTTGATGAATACCCTATACTTCAAGTCCCTGTTTCGCGAGGATCTCTACAGAAACCCCACAAAGTCGCTTCAAGATGCTATCGCGAGGTCGAACAACTTCATCCGGATGGAAGAGGACACAGCAGCGATACTCAAGAAAATGAATGCGGCCGCTAAACCGACGACTGCTCCAAAAGCTCCTGAGCCACGCCAAGAACCCCGACAGCACGCCACATGCAACAAGCCCAATCAGCAGAAAAGATTTGTCTACGTCGTCGAATATAAAAACCCGCCCCCGGGGTCGACTGTCGTCGTACGCGAGAAGGGTTGGAACGTCTGGGAGAACGACGAGAAGCC CTTCCATAAGTCCAAGGCGCACGATACGAGGAACTGCAGGCATCTGGTCGATGCGCTCTTCTCATCTTACGAAAATGGAATAGCCAACGTCGAGCTTCCCAAGCTTAGGCAGAACAACACCAAGAGCTGGAGCAAAAACAAAGAAACGAAAGCTCATAAAAATCAAGACAAGGCCGGAGCCCGACCCAAACGCGTAGAAGATGACAAACCAGAGGAGCAGGACGAAGATGAGGGCGAAGCGCAAATCAAAGAAGAGCAACCTCATAACCGTCGACGCGTCCAAGTTATCCTCGCACGACCAAGTTCCTCTTCGGACGAAGAAGAGGACAGCAAAGGCCGCGATTCGCACGAATCTTCCAACAAGCGACCAAGTGAAAACGGCAGACCGGAAGAGTCAAATGACTTGAGAAACAAGCTCAGGCGAAAGTCGCAGACAATCGACCGTGTAAGAGTGAGTCGAAGATTCCAGTGTTCAACCCCAGCTCAAGCCACGGGTCGTTGA